The DNA region TCCGGAAAATCAATCACTCACAACAGCCCAAGCCGGCTGCACAGCGGCGCCTATGCTAGCGGCACTGCGCCCCGTTTTCGTGCAAGCCAGCACCACAAAGGCGCACGCTCTGTGGATTTCTCAGCGGATTCGTCCAGCTAATGGTGCGGGTCGGGCCTCCCGGCGCCCGCCCCGCCCCCCCGCCATGGCGCGGCGCTGGGATAATCCGTGCCTTATGTCTTTGCTGCCCCACCAACTCGAACTCCTGTCCCCCGCCCGCGATGCCGACATCGGCATCGAGGCCGTGAACCACGGCGCCGACGCCGTCTACATCGGCGGGCCGGCCTTCGGAGCGCGGGCGACGGCGGGCAACGATATCCGCGACCTGGAGCGGCTCATCCGCCACGCGCACCGCTTCCACAGCCGCATCTTCATCACGCTCAACACCATCCTGCGCGACGACGAGCTGGAGGACGCCCGCCGCATGGCCTGGCAGGTGTACGAAGCCGGGGCCGACGCGCTCATCATCCAGGACATGGGCCTGCTGGAGCTGGACCTGCCCCCCATCCAGCTGCACGCCAGCACGCAGACCGACATCCGCACGCCCGAGAAGGCGCGCTTCCTGCAGGACGCCGGCCTGTCGCAGATCGTGGTCGCCCGCGAGCTGGACCTGGACCAGATCGCCGCCGTGCGGGCCGCCACCGACCCTGCCCGCACCACCATCGAATTCTTCGTGCACGGCGCGCTGTGCGTGGCCTATTCGGGCCAGTGCTATATCACCCACGCCCACACCGGCCGCAGCGCCAACCGCGGCGACTGCAACCAGGCCTGCCGCCTGCCCTACGAGGTGCTGGATGGCCAGGGCCGCATCCTGGCACACGAGAAGCACGTGCTCTCGATGAAGGACAACAACCAGAGCGACAACCTGCGTGCGCTGATCGACGCCGGCGTGCGCAGCTTCAAGATCGAGGGCCGCTACAAGGACATGGGCTACGTGAAGAACATCACGGCCCACTACCGCAAGCTGCTCGACGAGATCATCGAGGAGCGCGAGTTCACCGCGCAGCCGCTGGCGCGGTCGTCCTCGGGCCGAACCACCTTCACCTTCACGCCCGATCCCGATCAGAACTTCAACCGCGAGTTCACCGACTACTTCGTCAACGGCCGCAAGGAAGACATCGGCGCCTTCGATACGCCCAAGACGCCGGGCCGCGCCATCGGCTGGGTGACCCAGGTGGGCGAGAACTTCGTCGAGCTGGAGCTGTCGAGCCCCGAGACCGTGCTGCACAACGGCGACGGCCTGTGCTACTACGACCTGCAAAAGGAACTGGTGGGCCTGCAGATCAACCGCGCCGAGGCCGTGAACGCCCAAAAGGGCCGGTGGCGCGTGTTCCCCAAGGACCCCATCGCCGGCTTCAAGGACCTGCGCCGGGGCCTGGAAGTGAACCGCAACCGCGACATGGACTGGGTGCGCACGCTCGACAAGAAATCGAGCGACCGCCGCATCGGCCTGTGGGCGCAGCTGTCGGAGACTTCGGACGGCTTCGACCTGACGCTGACGGACGACGATGGCTTTGTGGGCAGCGCGGCCATTCAGCATGCCCACCAGCGCGCCACCGATGCCGCCCAGGCCGAGGCCACGCTGCGCGAGCAACTGGGCCGCTTCGGTGCCACGAGCTTCTCGGTACACGACATCGCGCTCAGCCTGTCGCAGCCCTGGTTCATTCCGGCGTCAGCGCTCAACCAGCTGCGCCGCGACGCCGTCGCCGCCCTGGAATCGGCACGCGCTGACGGCCTCGCGCGCCTGCCGCGCGCCACGCCGGTCGAGCCGCCAGCCCCCTTCCCCGAAGACACGCTCACCTACCTGGCCAACGTGTACAACCAGAAGTCCCACGACTTCTACATGAAGCACGGCGTGAAGGTGATCGACGCGGCCTACGAGAGCAAGGAAGAGGAAGGCGAGGTCAGCCTGATGATCACCAAGCACTGCGTGCGCTTCTCCATGAGCCTGTGCCCCAAGCAGGCCAAGGGCGTGATCGGCGTGAAGGGCACCATCAAGGCCGAGCCGCTGCAGCTCATCAACGGCAAGGAAAAGCTCACGCTGCGCTTCGACTGCAAGCCCTGCGAGATGCACGTGGTGGGCAAGATGAAGAAGTCGGTGCTGAACCAGCACGCCAAGGACATGCAGATTGCGCCGCTGCAGTTCTACCGCACGCGGCCCGCGCCCTCATCGCTCTCATAACCATAGCTGCCTGCGCTTGCTGCATAAGCACAACAGGCCGATTTGGCTTGGATTTTCAAGCCCCTTTGGCAAGGCATAAGCTCATCGCCAAAGATTCGATCCCTGGGCGAAGGCCCGGTGCCAGAATGGCCGCGACCCGCCCGCCCCGTGCGGTGCGCGGCACCCATTCACACACCGGAGACCTGCCGCATGAAGATCGAAACGCTTGCCGTCCACGCGGGCTACACGCCCGACCCCACGACCAAGGCCGTGGCCGTGCCCATCTACCAGACCGTGGCCTACGCCTTCGACAGCGCGCAGCACGGCGCCGACCTGTTCGACCTGAAGGTGGCGGGCAACATCTACACCCGCATCATGAACCCGACGAACGACGTGCTGGAAAAGCGCGTCGCGGCGCTGGAGGGCGGCATCGCCGCGCTGGCGGTGGCCTCGGGCATGGCGGCCATCACCTACGCCATCCAGACCATCGCCGAGGCGGGCGACAACATCGTGTCGGCCAGCACGCTCTATGGCGGCACCTACAACCTGTTCGCCCACACGCTGCCGCAGCAGGGCATCACCACCCGCTTCGCCGACCCGCGCGATCCGTCCAGCTTCGCCGCGTTGATCGATGAGAAGACGAAAGCCATCTTCATCGAGTCCATCGGCAACCCGCTGGGCAACGTGACCGACATCCGCGCACTGGCCGACGTCGCCCACGCGCACGGCGTGCCGCTGATCGTGGACAACACGGTGCCCAGCCCCTACCTGCTGCGCCCCATCGAACACGGCGCCGACATCGTCGTGCACTCGCTCACGAAGTACCTGGGCGGCCACGGCAACAGCGTGGGCGGCGCCATCGTGGACAGCGGCAAGTTCCCGTGGGCCCAGCACAAGGCGCGC from Paracidovorax wautersii includes:
- a CDS encoding aminotransferase class I/II-fold pyridoxal phosphate-dependent enzyme, whose product is MKIETLAVHAGYTPDPTTKAVAVPIYQTVAYAFDSAQHGADLFDLKVAGNIYTRIMNPTNDVLEKRVAALEGGIAALAVASGMAAITYAIQTIAEAGDNIVSASTLYGGTYNLFAHTLPQQGITTRFADPRDPSSFAALIDEKTKAIFIESIGNPLGNVTDIRALADVAHAHGVPLIVDNTVPSPYLLRPIEHGADIVVHSLTKYLGGHGNSVGGAIVDSGKFPWAQHKARFPRLNEPDVSYHGVVYTEALGEAAFVGRARVVPLRNTGAALAPQNAFLILQGIETLALRMDRICDNTLALAQYLQKHPKVEWVRYAGLADHPDHAIVQKQLGGRASGILSFSLKSDGGEPRAAGARFLDALQLFTRLVNIGDAKSLATHPASTTHRQLNPEELAKAGVSEGMVRLSVGIEHIDDLQADLAQALDAV
- a CDS encoding U32 family peptidase, encoding MSLLPHQLELLSPARDADIGIEAVNHGADAVYIGGPAFGARATAGNDIRDLERLIRHAHRFHSRIFITLNTILRDDELEDARRMAWQVYEAGADALIIQDMGLLELDLPPIQLHASTQTDIRTPEKARFLQDAGLSQIVVARELDLDQIAAVRAATDPARTTIEFFVHGALCVAYSGQCYITHAHTGRSANRGDCNQACRLPYEVLDGQGRILAHEKHVLSMKDNNQSDNLRALIDAGVRSFKIEGRYKDMGYVKNITAHYRKLLDEIIEEREFTAQPLARSSSGRTTFTFTPDPDQNFNREFTDYFVNGRKEDIGAFDTPKTPGRAIGWVTQVGENFVELELSSPETVLHNGDGLCYYDLQKELVGLQINRAEAVNAQKGRWRVFPKDPIAGFKDLRRGLEVNRNRDMDWVRTLDKKSSDRRIGLWAQLSETSDGFDLTLTDDDGFVGSAAIQHAHQRATDAAQAEATLREQLGRFGATSFSVHDIALSLSQPWFIPASALNQLRRDAVAALESARADGLARLPRATPVEPPAPFPEDTLTYLANVYNQKSHDFYMKHGVKVIDAAYESKEEEGEVSLMITKHCVRFSMSLCPKQAKGVIGVKGTIKAEPLQLINGKEKLTLRFDCKPCEMHVVGKMKKSVLNQHAKDMQIAPLQFYRTRPAPSSLS